From Choristoneura fumiferana chromosome 7, NRCan_CFum_1, whole genome shotgun sequence, the proteins below share one genomic window:
- the LOC141429648 gene encoding uncharacterized protein has protein sequence MCAKMFLYSFSLVSVISWIGVLAEEEVSSPLRVAQCRATCLQKFATPRPGGESSCLQGPDCFMCWENCELLQSNYQIWGAVCDEKDICFPGCKVACEFHTEAARASQTQPVIHTKGEGVMRVSGALARWPPPAPRATSRPAPLVYVVMRRAAEGPWRQIIQTQSLATRVPSNNEGALLRVLVVDPLGLVTIYSPDETWIAHDTNTSNHDQHKWTLKEISLIHQKVLVIGEIAWEPRIARGVYLVTWEVDGGGLKGNLFTDSTRVTLSLWPDTIYHIQVELVSRTPGVDNERSETMTIDTSRAQRVSTESVQDVQVSEGDRLMSVLVSSMRGERVPERASESELILGCLSAMIAFGLAVLAAVLWRRRRRGTFPGTNVYVGSSSVLKRKLVEDFAPAAHCFQPVLAPQAPNNEVASRDVVV, from the exons TTCGCAACGCCTCGGCCCGGTGGGGAATCATCGTGTTTGCAAGGCCCAGATTGCTTTATG TGCTGGGAGAATTGCGAACTTCTTCAATCTAACTACCAAATATGGGGAGCTGTCTGCGATGAAAAAGACATTTGC ttccCCGGATGCAAAGTCGCCTGTGAGTTTCACACCGAAGCTGCGCGGGCATCGCAGACGCAGCCCGTGATCCACACCAAAGGCGAGGGTGTCATGCGCGTGAGCGGAGCCCTGGCTCGCTGGCCTCCCCCCGCACCGCGCGCCACCTCCCGGCCCGCACCCCTCGTCTACGTGGTCATGCGGCGCGCTGCTGAAGGCCCATGGCGACAGATTATACAAACGCAATCACTTGCCACCAGAGTGCCTTCCAACAACGAAGGCGCGCTCCTGCGTGTGCTAGTAGTGGACCCGTTGGGCCTCGTCACTATCTATAGCCCTGACGAGACCTGGATCGCTCATGACACCAACACCTCTAACCATGACCAACACAAATGGACATTGAAGGAAATATCTCTTATACATCAGAAAGTTCTCGTCATCGGCGAGATTGCCTGGGAACCGAGAATAGCACGTGGCGTGTACCTCGTAACCTGGGAAGTTGATGGTGGAGGACTAAAAGGAAATCTTTTCACGGACTCTACTCGAGTCACGCTATCTTTATGGCCTGACACTATTTATCATATCCAAGTAGAACTGGTCTCTCGAACACCAGGTGTGGACAACGAAAGATCAGAAACGATGACCATAGACACAAGCCGCGCGCAGCGTGTATCAACCGAAAGCGTCCAAGATGTGCAGGTCAGCGAAGGAGACCGACTTATGTCTGTCCTTGTTAGTTCTATGAGAGGAGAGCGCGTGCCCGAGCGTGCCTCTGAGTCAGAATTAATATTAGGTTGTCTATCAGCTATGATTGCTTTTGGTCTGGCTGTGCTCGCTGCTGTTTTGTGGAGGCGGAGGCGACGAGGCACATTCCCTGGTACCAACGTTTACGTTGGGTCCTCCTCTGTTCTCAAGCGAAAGCTTGTTGAGGACTTTGCCCCGGCGGCTCATTGCTTCCAACCTGTCCTGGCTCCACAGGCCCCAAACAACGAAGTCGCTTCGCGGGATGTCGTTGTGTGA